Proteins encoded together in one Mycobacterium simiae window:
- a CDS encoding TIGR03618 family F420-dependent PPOX class oxidoreductase encodes MTTLQDAVALSAADSGLAVISTVRADGTVQASLVNVGLLPHPETGAPVLGFTTYGKVKLANLRVRPQLAVTFRDGWRWATVEGTAELVGPDDPQSWLDPDIQADRLRLLLREVFTAAGGTHDDWDEYDRVMALERRAVVLIAPTRVYSNG; translated from the coding sequence ATGACCACACTCCAAGACGCCGTGGCGCTATCGGCCGCAGACAGCGGACTGGCGGTGATCTCGACCGTTCGCGCCGACGGCACCGTGCAGGCATCGCTGGTGAACGTCGGCCTGCTCCCACACCCGGAAACCGGTGCGCCAGTTCTCGGCTTCACCACCTACGGCAAAGTCAAACTCGCCAACCTACGGGTCCGACCCCAACTGGCGGTCACGTTCCGCGACGGCTGGCGGTGGGCGACCGTGGAGGGCACCGCCGAACTCGTCGGCCCCGACGACCCGCAGTCCTGGCTGGATCCAGACATACAGGCAGACCGGTTGCGGCTGCTGCTGCGCGAGGTCTTCACCGCCGCCGGCGGCACCCACGACGATTGGGACGAGTACGACAGGGTGATGGCCCTGGAACGACGCGCCGTGGTGCTGATCGCACCGACCCGCGTCTACAGCAACGGGTGA
- a CDS encoding EthD domain-containing protein, whose protein sequence is MEKVIAVLMRADSDDEWCARQRGPVADALLDLGLPGLAVNVRDGAVRHSLMTLTTLDPPVGAVVSMWTQQCYGKQLTAALALLDAECDLLAAYLVTESVPLAAPATDSGARTPGLANIALLRRPPELDQATWLDRWQHNHTPVAIETQSTFGYTQNWVVRTLTPDAPGITGIVEELFPAEAITDLKAFFGAADNDDLQYRLDRMVASTTAFGANQNIDTVPTSRYVFKTAYPT, encoded by the coding sequence ATGGAAAAGGTGATCGCGGTGCTCATGCGGGCCGACTCGGACGACGAATGGTGTGCCCGGCAACGGGGTCCGGTCGCCGACGCGCTGTTGGACCTGGGCCTGCCCGGGTTGGCCGTCAACGTCCGCGACGGCGCGGTGCGGCATTCGCTGATGACGTTGACGACGTTGGACCCACCCGTCGGCGCGGTCGTGAGCATGTGGACACAGCAGTGCTACGGCAAACAGCTGACGGCGGCCCTGGCGCTGCTCGACGCCGAATGCGACCTACTCGCCGCCTATCTGGTAACCGAATCCGTTCCCCTGGCCGCACCCGCCACCGACTCAGGCGCTCGCACACCGGGTTTAGCGAATATCGCGCTGCTACGTCGACCGCCGGAATTGGACCAGGCGACCTGGCTCGACCGGTGGCAACACAACCACACGCCGGTGGCCATCGAGACCCAATCGACGTTCGGCTACACCCAGAACTGGGTGGTCCGAACGCTTACCCCCGACGCACCGGGAATCACCGGAATAGTCGAGGAGTTGTTCCCCGCGGAGGCGATCACCGACCTGAAGGCGTTTTTCGGGGCCGCCGACAATGACGACCTGCAGTACCGGCTGGACCGGATGGTCGCCAGCACAACCGCATTCGGCGCCAACCAGAACATCGACACGGTGCCGACCAGTCGCTACGTGTTCAAGACCGCCTACCCGACCTGA